From a single Brassica napus cultivar Da-Ae chromosome C9, Da-Ae, whole genome shotgun sequence genomic region:
- the LOC106412483 gene encoding E3 ubiquitin-protein ligase RSL1: MEFLGPLDSDSDYAFRLQMEEALAASLATRSRAPQHPPSPPVVARCGFAVVEENASTPRGNSETVRRGNTGGGEGSSRGKGKTHETVASERRDDRNPNSIKVGNFQNASGRPSPGVTVGPAQSVAVGEGSSKVSGVKGSFRGDLMYRLYFKGLVSEETGTGKGKGKGKGKVSDVAAGFGVAICDQRDTLLFESKGQLVGRGANRQGAEIQALTRGLTEAWKLGIKHVSIFCDSFPIFQFVRGSWTPKQKKIAMLMDDLQRIRQQFSFTQAVLVAGNQVKYAYKLARESIVSQATPHENPRQAKLAARKEECLICFNDIDPERMFSIGKCTHRFCFQCVKQHVEVKLLHGMIPNCPHDKCNSEMVIDACGKLLTPKLGEMWKQRIKENAIPVTERVYCPYLRCSALMSKTKISESAKSLQSAYPASGVRRCVECRGLFCVDCKVPWHGKLSCTEYKKLHPNPPADDVKLKSLANNKMWRQCGKCQHMIELSQGCNHITCRCGHEFCYNCGGGWNKKTGTCAKQCPTWDEAYIMRQDPAPARVYVLPNNYFDDYDEDEYEDYEADEDFEYEDYDADEDFEVEVEVEEEEEEEEDEDEEEEEEEEEEEVEVEVEEEVEEEEDEDEDEDEEEEEEEEEEEEEEEEEEEEEDIVYDSDGYESEDYY, encoded by the exons ATGGAGTTCTTGGGTCCTCTCGATTCCGATTCCGACTACGCTTTCCGTTTGCAGATGGAGGAGGCGCTCGCAGCTTCTCTCGCTACCCGATCTCGTGCTCCACAGCACCCACCGTCGCCTCCCGTCGTCGCTAGGTGCGGATTCGCTGTCGTGGAGGAGAACGCTTCCACGCCGAGGGGTAACTCCGAGACCGTGCGTCGCGGAAACACCGGCGGCGGCGAAGGTAGCTCGAGGGGAAAAGGGAAAACCCACGAGACAGTCGCTAGCGAACGGAGAGACGATCGAAACCCTAACAGCATTAAAGTAGGTAACTTCCAGAATGCTTCTGGGAGACCTTCTCCGGGAGTTACTGTTGGCCCGGCGCAATCAGTCGCCGTCGGCGAGGGGAGCTCGAAGGTTAGTGGCGTAAAGGGGAGTTTCAGGGGAGACTTAATGTATAGACTTTACTTCAAGGGTTTGGTGAGCGAAGAGACTGGGACTGGGAAGGGGAAGGGGAAGGGGAAGGGGAAGGTGAGTGACGTGGCGGCTGGGTTTGGGGTTGCGATCTGCGACCAGAGGGATACTCTGTTgtttgagtccaagggacagcTTGTTGGCCGTGGCGCGAATCGCCAGGGAGCGGAGATTCAGGCGTTGACACGAGGTTTGACCGAAGCATGGAAGCTGGGGATCAAACACGTTTCTATCTTCTGCGATTCTTTTCCCATTTTTCAATTC GTCAGGGGAAGCTGGACGCCTAAGCAAAAGAAGATTGCCATGCTAATGGATGACTTGCAACGGATCAGGCAACAATTCTCGTTTACTCAAGCTGTTCTGGTGGCTGGAAACCAAGTCAAATATGCCTATAAACTCGCTAGGGAATCAATTGTTTCGCAAGCAACCCCTCATGAAAACCCCCGCCAAGCTAAATTAGCTGCTAGGAAAGAAGAGTGTCTTATCTGTTTCAACGATATCGATCCTGAGCGCATGTTTTCTATCGGTAAATGCACTCACCGCTTTTGCTTTCAGTGTGTGAAGCAACATGTAGAGGTGAAGCTGCTTCACGGAATGATTCCGAATTGTCCTCATGATAAATGCAATTCTGAGATGGTTATCGATGCGTGTGGCAAGCTTTTGACTCCGAAATTGGGTGAAATGTGGAAGCAAAGAATCAAAGAGAACGCAATACCTGTCACTGAGAGAGTTTACTGTCCTTACCTGAGGTGTTCGGCTTTGATGTCCAAAACCAAGATATCTGAATCGGCCAAGAGCTTACAGTCTGCTTACCCTGCATCCGGAGTCAGGAGATGTGTCGAATGTCGTGGCCTCTTCTGTGTGGACTGTAAAGTCCCGTGGCATGGAAAGCTGTCATGCACCGAGTACAAGAAACTGCATCCTAATCCTCCAGCTGATGATGTGAAGCTAAAATCTCTGGCGAATAATAAAATGTGGCGCCAATGTGGTAAGTGCCAACACATGATTGAACTTAGTCAAGGATGCAATCACATAACTTGCAG ATGTGGGCATGAGTTTTGCTACAACTGTGGAGGAGGATGGAACAAAAAAACAGGCACTTGTGCTAAGCAATGCCCGACATGGGACGAAGCATACATCATGCGTCAAGATCCAGCTCCAGCGCGTGTGTATGTGTTGCCTAACAATTACTTTGATGATTATGATGAGGATGAATATGAGGATTATGAAGCTGATGAAGATTTTGAATATGAGGATTATGACGCTGATGAAGATTTTGAAGTGGAAGTGGaagtggaagaggaagaggaagaggaagaagacgaagacgaagaggaagaggaagaggaagaggaagaggaagtggaagtggaagtggaagaggaagtggaagaagaagaagacgaagacgaagacgaagacgaagaagaagaagaagaagaagaagaagaagaagaagaagaggaagaagaagaagaagaagaagatatagtATATGACTCGGACGGCTATGAAAGCGAGGATTACTATTGA
- the LOC106428404 gene encoding uncharacterized protein LOC106428404 yields MCYVISSFCYKRFQLRFEHSIMDKAWVHLNRVDPGYERGASKFVRDVASAMGGVDVIVCPCIDCRNIVRHSASVVLDHLVTRGMEEGYKMRADWYLHGELNAEVADESKGSEWNDEIYGLFRAAECFDEELAGMGNLSDMAEGEDKKEDEFLAKLADAETPLYPSCSSHSKLSAIVSLFRLKTQNGWSDKSFNDLLETLPDMLPEENVLHTSLYDVKKFLKSFDMGYEKIHACGNDCCLFRKRFKKLDKCPKCKASRWKTNVHTGETKKGVPQKVLRYFPVIPRLKRMFRSEEMAKDLRWHFTNKSSDGKLRHPVDSVTWDHMNAKYPTFADEARNLRLGLSTDGFNPFNMKNSMYSCWPVLLVNYNLPPDLCMKKENIMLSLLIPGPHQPGNSIDVYLEPLIDDLNTLWSIGEVTYDALTRSAFTLKAMLLWTISDFPAYGNLAGCKVKGKMGCPLCGKNTESMWLKFSRKHVYMGHRKGLPPTHSFRGKKKWFDGKVEQGRRGRILTGRDISQNLRNFHNDFGNFKRSGSKRKMMQGSTDLGSDIEGMSSESDEEEEVLVDEDELSRWKKRSIFFKLPYWEELPVRHNLDVMHVERNVAASLVSTLLHCGKSKDGLAARKDLEELGIRPDLHPRVQGKRTYLPPAPWSLSKQEKKIFCRRLFDFKGPDGYCSNISRGVSLDDCKVSGLKSHDYHVLMQQLLPIALKGLLPKGPRLAIFRLCSFFNLLCQRVIDMEKLLVMEAEIVETLCLFERYFPPSLFDIMLHLTVHLGREARLGGPVHFRWMYPFERYMKVLKDFVRNPARPEGCIAECYLAEECIRFCSEFLKKTTNVQEKHDKNTEYENNSILEGRPITTATSVTLTETEKRIAHLAIIQNMALVEPYVE; encoded by the exons ATGTGTTATGTTATAAGTTCGTTTTGTTACAAAAGGTTTCAACTTAGGTTCGAACACAGCATTATGGACAAAGCTTGGGTACATCTAAACAG AGTTGATCCTGGATATGAGAGAGGGGCTTCAAAGTTTGTCCGGGATGTGGCTTCAGCAATGGGAGGGGTTGATGTTATTGTATGTCCGTGTATTGACTGCCGTAACATAGTTCGACATTCAGCAAGTGTGGTACTTGATCATCTTGTTACTAGGGGTATGGAGGAGGGTTATAAGATGCGGGCTGATTGGTATCTACATGGAGAGTTGAACGCAGAGGTTGCTGATGAAAGCAAAGGAAGTGAGTGGAACGATGAGATCTATGGGTTGTTCAGAGCTGCTGAGTGTTTTGATGAAGAGTTAGCTGGTATGGGGAATCTATCTGATATGGCAGAGGGAGAGgacaagaaagaagatgagttcTTGGCAAAGCTAGCTGACGCTGAAACACCATTGTATCCGAGCTGTTCAAGCCATAGCAAGTTATCTGCAATTGTTTCGTTGTTCAGATTGAAGACTCAGAATGGATGGTCTGACAAGAGCTTCAATGATTTGCTAGAGACCTTGCCAGACATGTTACCTGAAGAAAATGTCTTGCACACATCACTCTATGACGTGAAGAAGTTCTTGAAATCATTTGACATGGGCTACGAGAAGATCCATGCTTGTGGCAACGACTGCTGCCTATTCAGAAAGAGGTTCAAGAAACTCGATAAGTGTCCTAAATGCAAGGCTTCAAGGTGGAAGACTAATGTCCACACGGGTGAGACGAAGAAAGGCGTCCCACAGAAAGTTCTCCGTTACTTCCCTGTAATACCAAGACTGAAGAGAATGTTCCGGTCTGAAGAAATGGCCAAGGATTTGAGGTGGCACTTTACCAACAAAAGCAGTGATGGAAAGCTGCGTCATCCTGTTGATTCTGTGACATGGGATCATATGAATGCCAAATACCCTACGTTTGCAGATGAAGCAAGGAACCTGAGGCTGGGACTTTCAACAGATGGATTCAATCCATTCAACATGAAGAACTCGATGTACAGTTGCTGGCCTGTTCTGCTAGTTAACTACAACTTACCTCCAGACCTGTgcatgaagaaggagaatatcATGCTTTCTTTGCTGATTCCTGGTCCACATCAGCCTGGTAATAGCATAGACGTGTATTTAGAACCCCTAATCGACGATCTTAACACTCTGTGGAGCATTGGAGAGGTAACATACGACGCTCTTACTCGATCAGCTTTTACACTAAAGGCGATGCTGCTTTGGACAATCAGCGATTTTCCAGCTTATGGGAATCTAGCAGGCTGCAAAGTAAAGGGAAAAATGGGATGTCCGTTATGTGGAAAAAATACAGAGAGCATGTGGTTGAAGTTCAGCAGAAAGCATGTGTATATGGGTCATAGAAAGGGTCTGCCACCAACTCACAGTTttagaggaaagaagaaatggTTTGATGGAAAAGTAGAACAAGGGAGAAGGGGAAGAATACTTACTGGGCGtgatatttctcaaaatctgagaAATTTTCACAATGATTTTGGAAATTTCAAACGGTCTGGCAGTAAGAGAAAAATGATGCAGGGTTCAACTGATTTAGGGTCTGATATTGAGGGTATGTCGAGTGAAtcagatgaagaggaagaagtaCTAGTAGATGAGGATGAGTTATCTAGATGGAAGAAGAGGTCAATATTCTTCAAGCTACCTTATTGGGAG GAACTCCCGGTGAGGCACAACTTAGATGTAATGCATGTGGAGAGAAATGTTGCTGCAAGCTTAGTTTCAACGTTGTTGCACTGTGGGAAATCTAAGGATGGTCTTGCCGCTCGTAAGGATCTGGAGGAGCTTGGTATTAGGCCGGATTTGCACCCTAGAGTGCAAGGAAAAAGAACCTATCTCCCTCCAGCACCGTGGTCTTTGTCCAAGcaagaaaagaagatattttgCAGGCGTCTATTTGACTTCAAAGGGCCAGATGGATATTGTTCTAACATATCAAGAGGTGTCTCGTTGGATGACTGTAAAGTCTCTGGTCTGAAATCACATGACTACCATGTTTTGATGCAACAACTTCTGCCGATTGCACTTAAAGGGTTGCTGCCAAAAGGACCGAGGCTTGCAATTTTTAGATTATGCTCTTTCTTCAATCTGTTGTGTCAGAGAGTGATTGACATGGAGAAGCTTCTGGTTATGGAAGCTGAGATTGTTGAGACTCTGTGCTTGTTTGAAAGATACTTTCCTCCAAGTTTGTTTGATATCATGCTTCATTTGACTGTCCATCTAGGAAGAGAAGCTCGGCTTGGTGGACCAGTCCACTTTAGATGGATGTACCCGTTTGAAAG GTACATGAAAGTCCTCAAAGACTTTGTTAGAAATCCTGCAAGACCAGAGGGCTGCATAGCTGAGTGCTACCTTGCTGAGGAATGTATCCGGTTTTGCAGTGAGTTCCTGAAGAAAACAACAAATGTTCAAGAGAAACATGATAAAAACACAGAGTATGAGAACAATTCTATCTTAGAGGGTCGTCCAATAACCACTGCTACTTCAGTAACTCTCACTGAAACGGAAAAGAGGATTGCTCATCTTGCTATCATCCAAAACATGGCTCTAGTCGAACCTTATGTAGAGTAA